One window from the genome of [Clostridium] celerecrescens 18A encodes:
- a CDS encoding GntR family transcriptional regulator, with amino-acid sequence MSLIPFQKLPPRRHTEDARQYAYRIIRHFILNLHLPPGRKMNEVELADALSISRTPVHDTLYKLSRKNLVDVIPQKGAFVSRIDINRIEQTLWINKQLGTAMLQNIFIRKVKRPQFDILYHNLMQQEDYLAQKDLTQSVRLITEYYHLLYDLAGKMDFIWEPVQKAGMDLQRLLYLSASDASVMEDFLRDLTALTDALAERDTDRACTIYHHHLARILLLISPLKERYPDYFIESNKEQTDTSLQEQKGFLYEK; translated from the coding sequence ATGTCACTCATACCGTTTCAAAAATTGCCGCCCCGGAGACATACAGAAGATGCACGCCAATATGCATACCGGATTATCCGGCATTTCATTTTGAACCTTCATCTGCCCCCAGGCCGTAAGATGAACGAGGTAGAACTTGCAGATGCGCTGAGCATAAGCCGGACGCCGGTCCATGATACGCTCTACAAGCTCTCCCGTAAAAATCTGGTGGACGTCATCCCTCAAAAGGGAGCCTTTGTATCCAGAATTGACATTAACCGAATTGAGCAGACCTTATGGATTAACAAGCAGCTTGGGACAGCCATGCTTCAAAACATTTTCATCCGAAAAGTGAAACGGCCTCAGTTTGATATTCTTTATCATAATCTGATGCAGCAGGAGGACTACCTGGCCCAAAAGGACTTAACCCAGTCCGTCCGGCTGATCACCGAATATTATCATCTGCTTTATGATCTGGCGGGCAAGATGGATTTTATATGGGAACCCGTCCAGAAAGCCGGAATGGACTTACAAAGGCTTCTCTACTTATCTGCCTCCGACGCTTCCGTAATGGAAGACTTTCTCAGGGATTTAACTGCACTTACTGATGCGCTTGCAGAACGGGATACGGACCGGGCGTGTACCATTTACCATCATCATTTGGCCCGGATCCTTTTGTTAATATCCCCTTTGAAGGAACGCTATCCGGACTATTTTATTGAAAGTAATAAAGAGCAGACAGATACCAGTTTACAGGAACAGAAAGGGTTTCTTTATGAAAAATGA